The Heliangelus exortis chromosome 10, bHelExo1.hap1, whole genome shotgun sequence genome includes a window with the following:
- the RMND5A gene encoding E3 ubiquitin-protein transferase RMND5A produces the protein MDQCVTVERELEKVLQKFSGYGQLCERSLEELIQYAGGLRREILQTENQDGDLSGTISLVMTQCCKRIKDTVQKLASDHKDIHSSVSRVGKAIDKNFDSDISSVGIDGCWQADSQRILNEVMVEHFFRQGMLDVAEELCQESGLSIDQSQKEPFVELNRILEALKVRVLRPALEWAVSNREMLMAQNSSLEFKLHRLYFISLLMGGTANQREALQYAKNFQPFALNHQKDIQVLMGSLVYLRQGIENSPYVHLLDANQWADICDIFTRDACALLGLSVESPLSVSFSAGCVALPALINIKAVIEQRQCTGVWNQKDELPIEVDLGKKCWYHSIFACPILRQQTTDNNPPMKLVCGHIISRDALNKMFNGSKLKCPYCPMEQSPGDAKQIFF, from the exons ATGGACCAGTGCGTGACGGTGGAGCGGGAGCTGGAGAAGGTGCTGCAGAAGTTTTCCGGTTACGGGCAGCTCTGCGAACGCAGCCTGGAAGAGCTGATCCAATACGCGGGAGGGCTGCGGCGGGAGATCCTCCAGACCGAGA ATCAAGATGGAGACTTGTCGGGAACAATTTCACTTGTTATGACACAGTGttgtaaaagaataaaagacaCAGTTCAGAAACTGGCCTCTGATCATAAAGACATTCACAGCAGTGTATCCCGAGTTGGAAAAGCCATTGATAAG AATTTTGACTCTGACATCAGCAGTGTGGGGATAGATGGGTGCTGGCAGGCTGACAGCCAGAGAATCCTCAACGAGGTGATGGTGGAGCACTTCTTCCGACAGGGGATGTTGGATGTAGCTGAGGAACTTTGTCAG GAATCTGGTCTATCAATAGATCAAAGTCAAAAAGAACCATTTGTGGAATTGAATCGAATATTGGAAGCATTAAAAGTTAGAGTTCTGAGACCTGCTTTAGA GTGGGCAGTATCCAACAGAGAAATGCTGATGGCACAGAATAGTTCCTTGGAATTCAAACTACACAGATTGTATTTCATCAGTTTATTGATGGGTGGAACAGCAAATCAAAGAGAAGCACTTCAGTATGCAAAAAACTTCCAGCCATTTGCCCTAAATCATCAGAAAG ATATTCAGGTTTTGATGGGCAGCCTGGTGTATCTGCGGCAAGGGATAGAGAACTCCCCCTACGTTCATCTCTTGGATGCAAACCAGTGGGCAGACATCTGTGACATCTTTACAAGAGATGCTTGTGCTCTTCTGGGGCTTTCAGTTGAATCACCTCTCAGTGTTAG TTTTTCAGCAGGTTGTGTAGCATTACCAGCTCTAATTAATATCAAGGCTGTTATTGAACAGAGGCAGTGCACAGGGGTTTGGAACCAGAAGGATGAACTTCCG attgAAGTGGACCTTGGTAAAAAGTGCTGGTATCATTCAATATTTGCCTGTCCCATTCTTCGTCAGCAAACAACAGATAATAATCCACCTATGAAATTAGTCTGTGGTCACATTATATCAAGAGATGCtttgaataaaatgtttaatGGCAGCAA ATTAAAATGCCCCTATTGTCCCATGGaacagagccctggagatgccaaacagatatttttctga
- the RNF103 gene encoding E3 ubiquitin-protein ligase RNF103 isoform X2: MSPPAAAAPPGRGQRREGGGGAAAPRVPSALSFLLLSPPFSSPARPAAARPPARLSAAPRRAAPGGKMWVKLCCLLLYFLALFVLARVFEAVAWYESGFLATQLVDPVALSFRKLRTILECRGLGHSGLPEKKDVRELVEKSGDLMEGELYSALKEEEASESVSSTNFSGEMHFYELVEDTKDGIWLVQILVA, translated from the exons ATGTCTCCGCCGGCGGCCGCGGCTCCGCCGGGGCGGGGACAGCGGCGGGAGGGAGGCGGAGGGGCCGCGGCCCCGAGAGTCCCCTCCgccctctcttttctcctcctttctcctcccttctcctccccggCCCGCCCCGCGGCAGCCCGGCCTCCGGCTCGGCTTTCGGCGGCCCCTCGGCGGGCAGCCCCCGGCGGGAAGATGTGGGTGAAGCTGTGCTGTTTGCTGCTCTACTTCCTGGCGCTTTTCGTTCTGGCCAGGGTGTTCGAGGCCGTGGCGTGGTACGAGAGCGGCTTCCTGGCCACGCAGCTGGTGGACCCGGTGGCTCTGAGCTTCAGGAAGCTGCGGACCATCCTGGAGTGCCGGGGGTTGGGGCACTCGGGGCTGCCCGAGAAGAAAGATGTGCGGGAGCTGGTGGAGAAGTCAG GAGACCTCATGGAAGGAGAGCTTTATTCTGCTCTCAAGGAGGAAGAGGCCTCTGAATCGGTTTCCAGTACAAACTTTAGTGGTGAAATGCACTTCTATGAACTTGTAGAAGACACAAAAGATGGGATCTGGCTGGTACAG